A part of Aegilops tauschii subsp. strangulata cultivar AL8/78 chromosome 2, Aet v6.0, whole genome shotgun sequence genomic DNA contains:
- the LOC109780599 gene encoding zinc transporter 3: protein MWATKHTLQALLPWLLLFVHQAAAASGGCECTTATDGADKQGATKLKLVAIASILTAGAAGVLVPVLGRSMAALRPDGDIFFAVKAFAAGVILATGMVHILPAAFDGLTSPCIHKGGGDRNGFPFAGLVAMSAAMATMVIDSLAAGYYRRSHFSKARPLDNIDIPEHAGDEEGRANHPHVHAHGHSHGDAIVVSSPEEAAIADTIRHRVVSQVLELGILVHSVIIGVSLGASVRPSTIKPLVGALSFHQFFEGIGLGGCIVQANFKVRATIIMATFFSLTAPVGIVLGIAISSSYNVHSSTAFIIEGVFNSASAGILIYMSLVDLLATDFNNPKLQTNTKLQLMTYLALFLGAGMMSMLAIWA, encoded by the exons ATGTGGGCTACCAAGCACACCTTGCAAGCGCTTCTCCCATGGCTCCTCCTGTTCGTGCACCAGGCCGCGGCGGCCAGCGGCGGGTGCGAGTGCACGACCGCCACGGACGGGGCGGACAAGCAGGGCGCGACGAAGCTGAAGCTGGTCGCCATCGCGTCCATCCTGACCGCCGGGGCGGCTGGCGTGCTGGTGCCGGTGCTCGGCCGCTCCATGGCCGCGCTGCGCCCCGACGGCGACATCTTCTTCGCGGTCAAGGCGTTCGCGGCCGGTGTCATCCTTGCCACCGGCATGGTGCACATCCTGCCAGCGGCATTCGACGGGCTCACCTCCCCGTGCATCCACAAAGGCGGCGGGGACAGAAACGGCTTCCCTTTTGCGGGACTTGTGGCCATGTCTGCAGCCATGGCCACAATGGTGATAGACTCGCTGGCTGCTGGGTACTACCGCCGGTCTCACTTCAGCAAGGCACGCCCACTTGACAACATCGACATACCCGAACACGCCGGAGACGAGGAAGGGAGGGCCAATCATCCACATGTGCACGCGCATGGCCATTCACATGGTGACGCAATTGTTGTCAGCTCACCGGAGGAGGCGGCAATAGCTGACACAATCCGGCACAGGGTGGTATCTCAG GTTCTAGAGCTGGGAATCCTGGTGCATTCAGTGATAATTGGCGTGTCATTAGGAGCATCTGTGAGGCCATCCACCATCAAGCCTCTGGTCGGTGCCCTCAGCTTCCATCAATTCTTTGAAGGCATAGGCTTGGGTGGTTGCATTGTACAG GCTAATTTCAAGGTGAGGGCAACCATCATCATGGCAACGTTTTTCTCCCTGACCGCACCCGTGGGCATCGTGCTAGGGATTGCGATTTCATCTAGCTATAATGTGCATAGCTCTACTGCCTTCATTATTGAGGGAGTCTTCAACTCAGCCTCGGCAGGGATTTTGATCTACATGTCCCTGGTGGACCTTCTAGCAACAGATTTCAATAACCCAAAGCTACAGACAAATACAAAGCTTCAGCTGATGACATATCTTGCACTTTTCCTAGGTGCAGGGATGATGTCCATGCTTGCCATATGGGCATAG
- the LOC109780601 gene encoding uncharacterized protein, whose product MSAVITKFAVTSMVMWMAPVAIMYGFIYQIFPGVGQLSPSAQTMASGFLAVISVNLVIGFYIYMAMKETPHQEPQPDPTFLANAKASINQPTSSQVSDDSHGKGKVE is encoded by the exons ATGTCGGCAGTAATCACAAAGTTCGCCGTCACATCTATGGTGATGTGGATGGCCCCAGTTGCAATCATGTATGGGTTTATCTACCAGATATTTCCAG GTGTCGGTCAGCTTTCCCCCTCGGCGCAAACCATGGCCAGTGGATTCCTTGCTGTCATCTCGGTCAATCTGGTGATCGGCTTTTACATATACATGGCCATGAAGGAGACTCCCCATCAAGAGCCCCAGCCTGATCCAACCTTTCTGGCAAACGCCAAAGCAAGCATTAACCAGCCAACTTCTTCTCAAGTGAGTGATGATTCCCATGGGAAGGGGAAGGTGGAGTAG
- the LOC109780600 gene encoding pentatricopeptide repeat-containing protein At1g79490, mitochondrial yields the protein MLLRARLPHLRRRAAALPLLLAPRRLSAEPPPGVEWIDTVDYLDETGEVLSSAPGARPAVPGADPTILSGSSAHPLPRPAAAARLAALALRNRSGPSLSAALSALPSQPDPALLLLAANSLPASDPTPLLSLVGWARHQPWFVPSDDLSSIVAARLSPATHSSDLMSLFDDALLHPEPASFPKTLNAVVSALSTHGLLEPAFYCFKRLRDAGFHGLQTSTCNALLSLLLARGLAFKAFEVLDEMSVAGCELDKGTYELAVPALARAGRIDASRKLFDEMRQRDGVGPASPGVYSTMVDVLSKSGRLDAAMGMYREMVAVGHRVSTAVSTTMVEGLVKAGKLDAGMELWEEMRRGGLRPSFGLYTMVVEANARSGRLDVAAKLFGDMEKSGFFPTPATYACLVEMHASAGNVNVAMRMYHSMANAGTRPGLSTFTALLTMLANKKLLDLAAKVLLEMKASGFPIEVTASDLLMIYIKDGSTELALRWLRFMGSAGIRTNNFIIRQLFESCMKMGLYDSARPLLETYVGAAAKVDMILYTSILAHLVRCQDEDSERAIMNILSVSRHKAHDFMCGLFTGPEQRKKPVLSFVREFFQGIDYENEESAARYFVNVLLNYLVLMGQMNRARCIWKVAYENKLFPKAIVFDQHIAWSLDIRNLSVGAALVSTVHTLHRFRKRMLYYGVVPRRIKLVTGPTLKMVVAQVLASLESPFEVSKVVLRAPGDSVLEWFKKPIVQQFLLNEIPSKSDVLMHKLNVMFPSSAPEARSLALPRSLGMSR from the coding sequence ATGCTCCTCCGCGCCAGGCTCCcccacctccgccgccgcgcgGCGGCGCTGCCCCTGTTGCTGGCGCCGCGCCGGCTCTCGGCCGAGCCTCCGCCGGGCGTCGAATGGATAGACACGGTCGACTACCTGGACGAGACGGGGGAGGTCCTCTCGTCCGCGCCCGGGGCGCGCCCCGCGGTGCCGGGCGCCGACCCCACCATCCTTTCCGGCTCCTCCGCCCACCCGCTCCCGCGCCCCGCCGCGGCGGCCCGCCTCGCCGCGCTCGCGCTCCGCAACCGCTCGGGGCCGTCCCTCTCCGCCGCGCTCTCCGCGCTCCCCTCCCAGCCCGACCCcgcactcctcctcctcgccgccaaCTCCCTCCCCGCCTCCGACCCCACCCCGCTCCTCTCGCTCGTCGGCTGGGCCCGCCACCAGCCCTGGTTCGTCCCCTCCGACGATCTGTCCTCCATCGTGGCCGCGCGTCTGTCGCCGGCCACCCACTCCTCCGACCTCATGTCGCTCTTCGACGACGCCCTCTTGCACCCGGAACCGGCCTCTTTCCCCAAGACCCTCAACGCCGTCGTCTCCGCGCTCTCCACCCACGGCCTCCTCGAGCCCGCGTTCTACTGCTTCAAGCGCCTCCGAGACGCCGGCTTTCATGGCCTCCAGACGTCCACCTGCAATGCCCTCCTCTCGCTGCTGCTCGCGAGGGGGCTCGCCTTCAAGGCCTTCGAGGTGCTCGATGAAATGTCTGTGGCGGGCTGCGAGCTCGACAAGGGCACTTACGAGCTTGCTGTGCCGGCGCTTGCACGTGCTGGAAGGATCGACGCATCACGCAAGCTGTTTGATGAAATGAGACAGAGGGATGGCGTCGGGCCTGCCTCGCCGGGGGTGTACAGCACTATGGTCGATGTGCTGTCCAAATCAGGGAGGCTTGACGCTGCGATGGGGATGTACAGGGAGATGGTGGCAGTGGGGCACAGGGTGAGCACGGCTGTGAGCACCACCATGGTGGAGGGGCTTGTGAAGGCTGGGAAGCTGGATGCAGGGATGGAGCTTTGGGAGGAGATGCGGCGAGGAGGGCTACGACCAAGCTTTGGGTTGTACACCATGGTAGTCGAGGCAAATGCACGGTCAGGGAGGCTGGATGTCGCTGCGAAGCTGTTTGGTGATATGGAGAAGTCTGGCTTCTTCCCTACTCCTGCCACATATGCTTGTTTGGTCGAAATGCATGCTTCAGCGGGGAATGTGAATGTAGCAATGAGGATGTACCACTCGATGGCAAATGCAGGGACAAGGCCAGGGCTGAGCACATTTACAGCATTACTGACCATGCTGGCGAATAAGAAGCTGCTTGATTTGGCTGCAAAGGTGCTGCTTGAGATGAAGGCATCAGGGTTCCCCATTGAAGTGACCGCGAGCGACCTGTTGATGATTTACATCAAAGATGGGTCGACGGAGCTTGCTCTCCGGTGGCTGCGGTTCATGGGTTCTGCCGGGATACGAACCAACAATTTCATCATAAGGCAGCTCTTTGAGTCTTGCATGAAGATGGGGCTGTATGACTCGGCACGGCCACTGCTCGAGACGTATGTCGGTGCAGCGGCAAAGGTGGACATGATACTCTACACTTCAATCCTCGCACATTTGGTGCGGTGCCAGGATGAGGACAGCGAACGGGCGATCATGAACATCCTGAGCGTGAGCAGGCACAAGGCGCACGACTTCATGTGCGGGTTGTTCACCGGGCCAGAGCAAAGGAAGAAGCCCGTGCTCTCCTTTGTCCGGGAGTTCTTCCAAGGCATTGACTATGAGAATGAGGAGAGTGCGGCGAGGTACTTTGTGAACGTGCTCCTCAACTACCTGGTGCTCATGGGGCAGATGAACCGTGCACGATGCATCTGGAAGGTCGCTTATGAGAACAAGTTGTTCCCCAAGGCCATCGTATTCGACCAGCACATCGCCTGGTCCCTGGACATCCGGAACCTGTCAGTGGGAGCGGCGCTCGTCTCGACAGTGCACACGCTGCACCGGTTCAGGAAGCGGATGCTCTACTACGGGGTCGTGCCACGGCGCATCAAGCTGGTGACAGGGCCGACGCTCAAGATGGTGGTGGCCCAGGTGCTCGCTTCGCTGGAGTCGCCATTTGAGGTGAGCAAGGTTGTCCTGCGCGCGCCCGGGGACTCGGTGCTCGAGTGGTTCAAGAAGCCGATCGTGCAGCAGTTCCTGCTCAACGAGATACCATCGAAGTCCGATGTCCTGATGCACAAGCTGAACGTTATGTTCCCAAGCTCGGCGCCAGAGGCCCGGTCTCTGGCCCTTCCCAGGTCCCTTGGCATGTCACGGTGA
- the LOC109780589 gene encoding cytochrome P450 99A2-like has translation MELSAATLLFLSFVSLTILVSLLSRKKTASSKGRKPPGPRCLPFIGSLLHLRTATPQVALRDLAKKHGPVMYLRLGQVDAVVISSPAAAQEVLRDSSLNFASRPTILAAEIVGYGSADIAFAPYGAYWRTLRKLCMVELLSARKVRQFAPIRDSETMSLVRDVRAAAAAGGGGQPVNMRKLLVSCTNTITARATFGDGCDAELQEQFLAAMNVLLTLTGGFCVGDLFPSLWFVDVVTGLRRSLWGARRQFDAIFDKIIAICEARRAEKNTGDNELLSVMLRIKDEGQLEFPIGITNIKAITVDLFTAGTETTSSILEWIMSELMRNPEVMVKAQAEVRQTLDNKSLEDHEVHMEKLRYMKMVIKEGLRLHPAAPLLLPRVCRETCNVSGFEIVEGSRVMVNAWGIARNPEYWHDADEFKPERFEDITVDYSGTQFEYLPFGSGRRMCPGSTFGLATLELILARLLYFFDWSLPAGMRPDELDMDMTVGATLRRRNPLHLVATPYNFPMKI, from the exons ATGGAGCTAAGCGCAGCCACCCTCCTCTTCCTATCCTTCGTCTCACTGACGATTCTCGTGTCTTTGCTTAGCCGCAAAAAGACAGCAAGTTCCAAGGGGCGGAAGCCTCCCGGCCCACGGTGTCTCCCCTTCATCGGAAGCCTCCTCCACCTCCGGACAGCGACGCCGCAGGTCGCTCTCCGGGACCTGGCCAAGAAGCACGGCCCGGTGATGTACCTGCGGCTGGGCCAGGTGGACGCCGTGGTGATCTCCTCGCCGGCGGCAGCGCAGGAGGTGCTCCGGGACAGCTCCCTCAACTTCGCGTCAAGGCCCACAATTCTGGCCGCGGAGATCGTGGGCTACGGGAGCGCCGACATAGCCTTCGCGCCGTACGGCGCGTACTGGAGGACGCTGCGCAAGCTCTGCATGGTGGAGCTCCTGAGCGCGCGAAAGGTGAGGCAGTTCGCGCCCATCAGGGACAGCGAGACCATGTCCCTCGTCAGGGatgtccgcgccgccgccgccgccggtggaGGCGGCCAGCCCGTCAATATGAGGAAGCTGCTCGTGTCGTGCACGAACACGATCACCGCAAGGGCAACGTTTGGCGACGGCTGCGACGCCGAGCTCCAAGAGCAGTTTCTGGCTGCGATGAATGTGCTGCTCACATTAACCGGGGGATTCTGCGTCGGGGACCTCTTCCCTTCGCTGTGGTTTGTGGACGTGGTCACTGGGCTGAGACGCTCGCTCTGGGGAGCGCGCCGGCAGTTCGACGCCATCTTTGACAAGATCATCGCCATCTGCGAGGCGCGGCGAGCGGAGAAAAATACCGGAGACAATGAGCTTCTGAGCGTCATGCTTAGGATCAAGGATGAGGGGCAGCTTGAGTTCCCCATCGGCATCACAAACATCAAGGCAATAACAGTG GACTTGTTCACAGCAGGGACGGAGACGACGTCGTCAATCCTGGAGTGGATCATGTCGGAGCTCATGAGGAACCCGGAGGTGATGGTGAAGGCTCAGGCGGAGGTGCGACAAACATTGGACAACAAGAGTCTAGAAGACCATGAGGTCCACATGGAAAAACTGCGCTACATGAAGATGGTGATCAAGGAGGGTCTGAGGCTGCACCCGGCGGCACCACTCCTGCTCCCCCGTGTCTGCCGGGAGACTTGCAACGTCAGTGGGTTTGAGATCGTGGAGGGCTCCAGGGTCATGGTCAATGCGTGGGGGATAGCGAGGAACCCCGAGTATTGGCATGACGCAGACGAGTTCAAGCCAGAGAGGTTTGAGGACATTACCGTGGATTACAGCGGTACACAATTCGAGTACTTGCCGTTCGGGAGTGGGCGGAGGATGTGCCCTGGCAGTACTTTTGGGTTGGCCACGCTGGAGCTCATCTTGGCTCGGCTTCTGTACTTCTTCGATTGGAGCCTCCCAGCCGGAATGCGTCCGGATGAGCTTGACATGGACATGACCGTCGGTGCAACACTAAGAAGAAGGAACCCACTTCACCTAGTAGCGACGCCGTATAATTTTCCGATGAAAATTTGA